A single region of the Elusimicrobiota bacterium genome encodes:
- a CDS encoding zinc-dependent dehydrogenase, with the protein MKAAVYLGPGKTEIREIEKPVISSKEVLIKVKTCAVCGTDVRIFYHGQKNVVPPHVTGHEIAGVIEEIGKNANVPHLKEGDKVTVVTCVGCGKCKYCKDKVYNLCDTPRYIGYYYPGGFTEYVKIPEEAVVGNNILKAGGRLDYEEISMVEPLSCCINGQQFLNIRKDDFVVIFGSGPIGCMHAELAKAQGAGAVVMFDVSDQRLELAKTFNIDHRINSMKVPPIEKVMELTSGIGADVIITACSANVAQEQAVAMVAKRGRISMFAGLPKDNPTIKFDSNVIHYKEASVFGAFASNRVHYEKALDLIAKGKINAKNFVTHRFPLEKIVDAMETTRSGAGLKSIIVITENMR; encoded by the coding sequence ATGAAAGCAGCTGTGTATTTAGGCCCGGGAAAAACTGAGATCCGGGAAATTGAAAAACCTGTTATCAGTTCAAAGGAAGTGTTGATAAAAGTAAAAACCTGTGCGGTCTGCGGGACCGATGTACGGATATTTTATCACGGGCAAAAAAATGTTGTGCCACCTCATGTAACAGGCCACGAGATTGCCGGGGTAATCGAAGAAATCGGAAAAAACGCCAATGTCCCTCACCTGAAAGAAGGGGATAAGGTTACCGTCGTTACCTGTGTGGGTTGCGGGAAGTGTAAATACTGCAAAGATAAAGTTTATAACTTGTGCGATACTCCGAGATACATCGGGTACTATTACCCGGGCGGGTTTACGGAATACGTTAAAATCCCGGAGGAAGCTGTTGTAGGAAATAATATTCTGAAAGCCGGAGGACGGTTGGATTACGAAGAAATATCTATGGTAGAACCGTTGTCCTGCTGTATCAACGGTCAACAGTTTTTAAATATCCGGAAAGACGATTTCGTTGTAATCTTTGGTTCAGGCCCCATTGGGTGTATGCACGCGGAACTAGCTAAAGCACAGGGTGCGGGTGCGGTTGTTATGTTTGACGTATCCGATCAGCGGCTTGAGCTTGCGAAAACATTTAATATTGATCATCGGATAAACAGTATGAAAGTGCCGCCTATCGAAAAAGTTATGGAGCTGACCTCGGGGATTGGTGCGGATGTGATTATCACTGCGTGTTCCGCAAATGTTGCACAGGAACAAGCTGTCGCGATGGTTGCAAAACGCGGGCGTATAAGTATGTTCGCCGGGTTGCCAAAAGACAATCCTACCATAAAGTTTGATTCTAATGTTATACACTACAAAGAAGCGTCAGTATTTGGCGCGTTCGCGTCGAACCGCGTGCATTACGAAAAAGCGTTGGACCTTATCGCAAAAGGGAAGATTAATGCAAAGAATTTTGTTAC